GTCGAGCAGTACCTCGAGGCGTTCGTCGATCTCGCCGACCGGTTGAACGCCGATCGAATCATCGTCCACGCGGGATACCACTTCACGTCCGACGAGGATGCACGCCGCCGAGCCAGCATGGATCGATTAGCGAGACTCGCTGAGTACGCGGCCGCAAGGGACGTGAAACTGCTCCTCGAAAATATGAACCCGGAACCGGCCGACGCGGAAGTACACTACCTCTGCTCCGAACTCGACGACTGCAAGCGCTACTTCGAGACGTTGTTGTCGGAGACCGTCGCCTGGGCGTTTAACCCCCCGCACGCGAACCTCCATCCGACGGGCGTTCACGGATATCTCGACGAGCTAGATCTCGGAGTATGCGGTGAGGTCCGGCTGAACGACAACCGAGGCATCAAAGAAGAACATCTTCCCATCGGCGAGGGCAATATCGACTTCGAACGGCTGTTCGATACCCTCGAGCGGCGCCAGTATGACGGTCATTATATGCTCGCGTTCGGAACGCTCGAGCAGATGCTCGCGCATCGAAGCGAGCTGGCAACCGCCCACTAGCCGCTCGACACGAGCCAATACGTTGAGGCAGCCACCCGGTAGGTGCACCTATGGAAAATCACAGCCAAGCGTAATATTCCCATTTTCGATCGTCGGTTCGTTCTTACGACGGAATAATCGAACAACCTGCTGTATTATTTGATAATGTCGAACGAAGACTGGGATTATTATTTATGGTCATTTTCTACCTGAATTTCCTCCAATATCGATGCAAATTACATACATACTATTGTAATAGATGCTTCGCCGACTATCATCGATCGAGTACTATCAGCAAATTCGGATTTTCGGGAAATTCGATTCGTGACCGCATTATCCAATTACTGTAATCAGGAAGGAAATGCTAGTTCTCTTCTTTTGGACTCTATCGTGTGAAACAATCCGAGACCCAGTTCGACAATGTCGAATTCTGGATCACTCTCGGAGCGACTGGCTTTAAGAGCGTTGCCGGTACTGACCACTGCATGGAGCTGAACCCCACCGAGCACAACTCCAGAACGATATATCGGATCATGACGACGGTGACGGCTCCGAGGCCGATTGCCTGGATTAGCTCGATGGACTCCGATGGGAACGACAACCTCGCGCCGTACAGCCACTATAACAACGTCTGCGCCGCTCCACCCGTAGTGATGTTCTCTGCAGGAACGCACCGCGGCCTCAAAGACACGACGAGGAACGTCCTCGAGACCGAAGAGTTCGTGATCAACGCGGTTACGACGCCGCTCGTAGAGAAGATGGACAGCACGAGCGCCACGCTGGAGCCCGGTGACAGTGAGTTCGGCTGGGCGAATATTGCGCGTGAGGAGTCCACAGCCGTCTCACCCCCTCGCGTCGCGGAATCACCCGTCCACCTCGAATGCATTCTGTACGACTCGATGGACGTGTACAACAATCGGATGATCCTTGGCGAGGTCATACACATCCACATCGACGATAGCCTGTTGACCGAAGGCAAGGTGGACTCCCAGAAGTTCGATCCGGTCGGCCGACTGGGCGGCCCGTACTACACCGAGACGAGGATCATGGATGCCCAACGACAGTACTAACGCCGGCGCGGCGTCCGGATCGTCCGTCTCTCCGGTCTGGACAGTCACCGCGATGGTCGGGCTCGCCGAGATTTTCATCGGCGCCGTCGGCATCGTCATCACGGATGCGACGTTGTTCAGCGTCGATTCAATCTACACGATGTTGTTGTACGTGGGATTGATCTGGTATTCGATAACGATGTTGACGAAACCCTATGTTACGCGCGGCTGATCCGCACGGTCGGTATCACCACTCGGCGAACTGGTTCGCGTCGTCCAGTGGTGAGTCAAGCGAAGTGATACGCTTCGAGCGCTGCTCGGTGGTCGTCCGGAACCGGTTTTGACGTTTCGGTCGCTACATCAATGAAGACCTGCTTGGTCTTCGCCTCCGCGACGGTTTCGGCGCCGTTCGTGATCGTGTACGCCCTGGAGATGCTCGACCGTCCTATATCTGAGAGTTCGATCCCGACGGTGAGCGTATCCTCGATCGTGACTGGCTTTCGGTAATCGATCTCCAAACGGACGATGACGGAGTCGATCTCGTAGGGGAGCTTATCGAAAACCTCCTTGTAATACCGAGTGCGCGCTTGCTCGAGGTACGTCGCGTATACGGCGTGATTCACGTGCGCGTACGGATCGAGATCGCGAAACCGCACCTCGATCTTCGTGGTGAACTCTCTGGGCATCGTCGTTACCGGATGTCCGGGGTGGGATAGAGGCCACCGTTCACGTGGAGAATCTGGCCGGTGATATAAGACGCTTTATCGGACGCCAGAAAGAGGCAGGCGTCTGCCACCTCTTCGATGGTTCCCCGTCGCTTCAGTGCTGTCGTCTGTTCGACCTGTTTCA
This region of Halalkalicoccus sp. CGA53 genomic DNA includes:
- a CDS encoding flavin reductase family protein; translated protein: MELNPTEHNSRTIYRIMTTVTAPRPIAWISSMDSDGNDNLAPYSHYNNVCAAPPVVMFSAGTHRGLKDTTRNVLETEEFVINAVTTPLVEKMDSTSATLEPGDSEFGWANIAREESTAVSPPRVAESPVHLECILYDSMDVYNNRMILGEVIHIHIDDSLLTEGKVDSQKFDPVGRLGGPYYTETRIMDAQRQY
- a CDS encoding acyl-CoA thioesterase, whose amino-acid sequence is MPREFTTKIEVRFRDLDPYAHVNHAVYATYLEQARTRYYKEVFDKLPYEIDSVIVRLEIDYRKPVTIEDTLTVGIELSDIGRSSISRAYTITNGAETVAEAKTKQVFIDVATETSKPVPDDHRAALEAYHFA
- a CDS encoding sugar phosphate isomerase/epimerase family protein: MTRRQILYTVPVPCGVRAMIPADRIGVDVGVRLPLEGAVQWAVDEGVTYVDVRPTDEILESGGLDDETESKLVETIADDGISLGLHTLSAINTAAYSPYVADGVEQYLEAFVDLADRLNADRIIVHAGYHFTSDEDARRRASMDRLARLAEYAAARDVKLLLENMNPEPADAEVHYLCSELDDCKRYFETLLSETVAWAFNPPHANLHPTGVHGYLDELDLGVCGEVRLNDNRGIKEEHLPIGEGNIDFERLFDTLERRQYDGHYMLAFGTLEQMLAHRSELATAH